From the Chryseobacterium viscerum genome, one window contains:
- a CDS encoding phytoene desaturase family protein — MKKAYDILVIGSGLGGLVSALILAKEGLKVCVLEKNNQYGGNLQTFSRDKLIFDTGVHYLGGLSKGQNLHQFFSYLEILDDLELHLMDEDGYDRISFGDDEIEYPHAQGYQNFVEQLSKYFPEERGNLENYCEEIQYVCSQFPRYHVVGKDNYNEEILHLNTKRFIESVTQNKRLQAVLLGSNFLYAGDSENVPFYVHALTVNSYIQSAYKCVKGGSQISKLLIRKLREYGAEVHKHSEVSEFVFNENNVLASVKTKEGKEYSAKQFISNIEIRSTINLIGEERLKKSFLNRVLSWKPVSSCFSIYLVLKPQSLPNFNYNRYHYSSEEQVWNAFRYQKESWPETYMLSSTPSKHYPEFAESLTAISYMDFDEVKEWENTFNTVADEHERGTAYEIFKLEKTEKMLDALEKKIPNLRRAIKTIYTSSPLSYRDYIGNFEGNMYGYMKSSENPLKTMVSPRTKIDNLFLTGQSVNMHGILGVTIGAFNTCAEILGKKTIDTRLRQMINKN, encoded by the coding sequence TTGAAGAAAGCATACGACATACTTGTAATCGGCAGCGGATTGGGAGGTCTTGTTTCAGCTCTTATTTTGGCGAAAGAAGGTCTGAAAGTGTGTGTGCTTGAGAAAAATAACCAATACGGGGGAAATCTGCAGACTTTTTCAAGGGACAAACTGATTTTTGACACGGGAGTTCATTATCTTGGAGGTTTATCCAAAGGGCAAAACCTGCATCAATTCTTTTCCTATCTGGAAATTCTGGATGATCTAGAACTTCACCTGATGGATGAGGACGGATATGACAGGATCAGTTTTGGGGATGATGAAATAGAATATCCACATGCACAGGGCTATCAGAATTTCGTTGAGCAGCTTTCCAAGTATTTTCCTGAAGAAAGAGGAAACCTTGAAAACTACTGCGAAGAGATTCAGTATGTCTGCAGCCAGTTTCCAAGATATCATGTGGTAGGAAAAGATAATTACAACGAGGAAATTCTGCATCTTAATACCAAACGATTTATTGAATCCGTTACCCAGAACAAAAGACTTCAGGCTGTTTTACTGGGCTCCAATTTTTTATATGCCGGAGACTCTGAAAATGTACCTTTCTACGTACATGCTTTAACGGTAAATTCCTATATCCAAAGCGCTTACAAGTGTGTAAAAGGAGGAAGCCAGATCTCTAAACTTCTGATCAGAAAACTTCGGGAATATGGAGCAGAAGTTCACAAGCATTCGGAAGTTTCCGAATTTGTTTTTAATGAAAATAATGTATTAGCATCCGTAAAAACGAAAGAAGGAAAAGAATACTCTGCAAAACAGTTTATCTCAAATATAGAGATTCGTTCCACCATTAATCTGATAGGAGAAGAAAGACTAAAAAAATCCTTTCTGAACAGGGTTTTAAGCTGGAAGCCGGTTTCATCGTGTTTTAGTATTTATCTGGTTTTAAAACCTCAAAGTCTTCCGAATTTCAATTACAACAGGTATCACTATTCATCAGAAGAACAAGTCTGGAACGCATTCCGTTATCAAAAAGAATCATGGCCGGAAACCTATATGCTTTCTTCCACACCTTCGAAGCATTATCCCGAATTTGCAGAAAGTCTTACCGCAATTTCCTATATGGATTTTGATGAGGTTAAAGAATGGGAAAATACATTCAATACTGTAGCGGATGAGCATGAAAGAGGAACTGCTTATGAAATATTTAAGCTTGAAAAAACAGAAAAAATGCTGGACGCTCTGGAAAAGAAAATTCCCAATCTAAGGCGTGCCATCAAAACAATATATACTTCTTCTCCCTTGTCTTACCGGGACTATATCGGGAATTTTGAAGGAAATATGTATGGATACATGAAAAGCTCTGAGAATCCTCTTAAAACAATGGTTTCTCCCCGCACGAAAATCGACAATCTGTTTTTGACAGGGCAATCTGTGAATATGCATGGGATTTTAGGAGTGACCATCGGTGCTTTTAATACCTGTGCAGAAATTCTGGGAAAAAAAACGATTGACACGCGGTTGAGACAAATGATTAATAAAAACTAA